In Labrus mixtus chromosome 11, fLabMix1.1, whole genome shotgun sequence, a single window of DNA contains:
- the rbp5 gene encoding retinol-binding protein 5 translates to MSKPNYTGTYHMMEQENMDSYLEALDINFALRKIVCLLRPTKEITHDPATGSMSIRTLTTFKNFNMDFTIGKEFTEDLGPVDGRTCQTTVSWDGANLVCVQRGEKDGRGWTHWLEGNKLHLEMRVQGIVAKQVFKKAE, encoded by the exons ATGTCGAAACCGAATTACACCGGCACGTACCATATGATGGagcaggagaacatggactcaTACCTGGAAGCTTTAG atATAAATTTTGCTCTGAGGAAGATTGTGTGTCTGCTGAGGCCCACTAAAGAGATCACCCACGACCCGGCTACAGGGTCCATGAGCATCCGCACCCTCACCACCTTTAAGAACTTCAACATGGATTTCACCATCGGGAAAGAGTTTACTGAAGATCTGGGCCCAGTGGACGGCCGGACCTGTCAG aCGACAGTGAGCTGGGACGGTGCGAACCTGGTTTGTGTGCAGCGAGGAGAGAAAGACGGAAGGGGCTGGACTCACTGGCTGGAGGGCAACAAGCTGCATTTG gagaTGAGAGTTCAAGGCATCGTTGCCAAGCAAGTCTTCAAGAAGGCTGAGTGA
- the LOC132983067 gene encoding tumor necrosis factor receptor superfamily member 5 isoform X2: MNCTREDKYLKDERCCDKCPAGSYVRAECDNTKKTECGECGRGFFTATKNYMFKCLACRNCSLEKNRRKVKDCDAHEDTVCECETGFFCKNDQCDHCQKVKTCGLGQGVKAKATRTNDTMCADCEKGTFSNVTDFHSACQTHTRCEDLGRVLKTLGTPKADAICGNFISDCRWIIPAGLWSGLVLTVLVLFGLICWRSKRKSCRSASPGDPVTYIEMIPADPVSPLKLPLPSNEQNGHCPESYMEEGCKLPLFTTDDNVCTEDSVDSSLPITPLKASVSFAESSQGNGSAGYCTANLLRTYSEPQEDEWCGTEGS; this comes from the exons ATGAACTGTACAAGAGAGGATAAATACCTCAAAGATGAGAGATGCTGCGATAAATGCCCTGCAG gATCTTATGTTAGAGCAGAATGTGACAACACAAAGAAGACCGAGTGTGGCGAGTGTGGACGTGGGTTCTTCACGGCCACCAAAAATTACATGTTCAAATGTCTAGCCTGTAGGAACTGCAGTCTTG AGAAGAACCGGAGGAAGGTAAAGGACTGTGATGCTCATGAGGacacagtgtgtgagtgtgagactggtttcttctgtaaaaatgatcaGTGTGACCACTGCCAGAAAGTTAAGACCTGCGGTCTGGGCCAAGGTGTCAAAGCTAAAG CCACTCGCACAAATGACACTATGTGTGCAGACTGTGAAAAAGGGACCTTCAGCAACGTAACAGATTTCCACTCAGcctgtcaaacacacaccag GTGTGAGGACTTGGGAAGAGTATTGAAAACTCTAGGAACCCCGAAAGCTGATGCCATCTGTGGTAACTTCATATCTG ATTGTCGCTGGATCATTCCTGCAGGCCTGTGGTCAGGACTTGTGTTGACGGTACTCGTCCTGTTTGGTCTCATCTGCTGGAGGTCAAAACGCAAGTCATGCAGATCAG CCAGTCCTGGTGACCCTGTTACCTATATTGAAATGATTCCAGCAGATCCAGTCAGTCCTCTGAAGCTGCCTTTACCGTCCAATGAGCAGAACGGTCACTGCCCAGAGAGCTACATGGAAGAGGGCTGCAAGCTACCGCTTTTTACCACAG ATGATAATGTGTGCACAGAAGACAGCGTGGACAGCAGCCTTCCTATAACTCCACTGAAGGCTTCGGTTTCCTTTGCTGAATCAAGCCAGGGCAATGGAAGTGCTGGATACTGCACGGCAAACTTGCTCAGGACCTACTCAGAGCCTCAGGAGGACGAGTGGTGTGGGACTGAGGGGTCATAA
- the LOC132983067 gene encoding tumor necrosis factor receptor superfamily member 5 isoform X1, whose amino-acid sequence MNCTREDKYLKDERCCDKCPAGSYVRAECDNTKKTECGECGRGFFTATKNYMFKCLACRNCSLEKNRRKVKDCDAHEDTVCECETGFFCKNDQCDHCQKVKTCGLGQGVKAKATRTNDTMCADCEKGTFSNVTDFHSACQTHTRCEDLGRVLKTLGTPKADAICGNFISDCRWIIPAGLWSGLVLTVLVLFGLICWRSKRKSCRSVNLCANAGIYSKNTTASPGDPVTYIEMIPADPVSPLKLPLPSNEQNGHCPESYMEEGCKLPLFTTDDNVCTEDSVDSSLPITPLKASVSFAESSQGNGSAGYCTANLLRTYSEPQEDEWCGTEGS is encoded by the exons ATGAACTGTACAAGAGAGGATAAATACCTCAAAGATGAGAGATGCTGCGATAAATGCCCTGCAG gATCTTATGTTAGAGCAGAATGTGACAACACAAAGAAGACCGAGTGTGGCGAGTGTGGACGTGGGTTCTTCACGGCCACCAAAAATTACATGTTCAAATGTCTAGCCTGTAGGAACTGCAGTCTTG AGAAGAACCGGAGGAAGGTAAAGGACTGTGATGCTCATGAGGacacagtgtgtgagtgtgagactggtttcttctgtaaaaatgatcaGTGTGACCACTGCCAGAAAGTTAAGACCTGCGGTCTGGGCCAAGGTGTCAAAGCTAAAG CCACTCGCACAAATGACACTATGTGTGCAGACTGTGAAAAAGGGACCTTCAGCAACGTAACAGATTTCCACTCAGcctgtcaaacacacaccag GTGTGAGGACTTGGGAAGAGTATTGAAAACTCTAGGAACCCCGAAAGCTGATGCCATCTGTGGTAACTTCATATCTG ATTGTCGCTGGATCATTCCTGCAGGCCTGTGGTCAGGACTTGTGTTGACGGTACTCGTCCTGTTTGGTCTCATCTGCTGGAGGTCAAAACGCAAGTCATGCAGATCAG TGAACCTATGTGCCAATGCTGGAATTTACTCAAAAAATACAACTG CCAGTCCTGGTGACCCTGTTACCTATATTGAAATGATTCCAGCAGATCCAGTCAGTCCTCTGAAGCTGCCTTTACCGTCCAATGAGCAGAACGGTCACTGCCCAGAGAGCTACATGGAAGAGGGCTGCAAGCTACCGCTTTTTACCACAG ATGATAATGTGTGCACAGAAGACAGCGTGGACAGCAGCCTTCCTATAACTCCACTGAAGGCTTCGGTTTCCTTTGCTGAATCAAGCCAGGGCAATGGAAGTGCTGGATACTGCACGGCAAACTTGCTCAGGACCTACTCAGAGCCTCAGGAGGACGAGTGGTGTGGGACTGAGGGGTCATAA
- the LOC132983185 gene encoding uncharacterized protein LOC132983185 translates to MCEGERRKEEKKVIKKGKGGYGLFVKRFDRNMMLRISLLLILLSRSVHSTLLGWVESPGYPSGYLPHASLNWSRCAPKGHTISIRFIHLDLEDSRDCENDAVKVFSNGNLISVLCGKKDLEELQSTVNPSLLSSPGGCLSLSFHSDYSNTKRHTGFRGFYSDQDFDECEDDPDNGCTQFCHNFIGGYLCSCRHGYHLDKDKHTCTVSCSKDLSGLKTGDVSSPSWPASYAENSNCRYTLSVEKHLQLELHFSDGFDVEQNSDGQCIDTVRVETPSRTLGPFCGETPPPSPLLTHASHVQIHFTSDSFGTNKGFSLHFQTRDKVCLSEVTPHSTTSPQQTQYPQGQTVTVTCDLGYVVNTLGTRALSTEYETTCQNTGVWTPDYNCEPVDCSLPSIPDDGILQLVGSDITETEYNAQITFNCSSKYYKLEGDETYTCSANGEWVSSGGKMEMPKCVEVCGTPEKHTASAGRILGGQDANLGEIPWHLLIKEPKRGGASLINDRWAVTAAHVVEDVQESALRVFGGLVHREAMTNRFSNVAEMGIERIIIHPRYITGVRDRTNFDNDIALIRLASRVTLGPNILPICLPEGNRGLLDNEQGTVSGWGMTEGPQGFHQSGTLKYVDIGVYSLAQCQDTPYTKSKKRTVFTNNMFCAGATGKDSCQKDSGGPFVLPVLSEEGPYYLTGIVSWGPPCRDRQYKGYYTKVENYVDWIKTTIDAVETSINEEIFATLLKYRLCDIKVSLDSGSFAALHISSLKDSIFNAEMGLKTSIIWFLFLSMSECWRLPEPDPPMHGEVRSPQYPQPYPPNMLEQWDLSVAEGYRIRLTFTHLDIEASAECHCDALTVLYGEKVLGKFCGHENSADVQHPGNQPILSPGNKLTLIFQSDNSNPERHQNLGFSAQYQAIDIDECSAPEPADGSGPLCSQICLNTLGSYLCSCHHGYELRSDQRSCMLSCGGGIFDEPEGHLFSPGYPKPPLHAVSCQYIISVERGFVVSLNFTDNFHIESMDTEQGPNCLYHWLQVTIPDREPVKLCGGRSPGVIETNSNTVRLDYHTDDDGLSLGWSLDYSTHRVKCPFPGTLAKGRVTPFLTEYFYRDYISVRCDQGYMLMMNGLEIDSFSAMCQSDGQWHLPLPECQIIDCGEPEPLLNGGVTFLSGFQNQYLSVVQYNCNEPFYSLLGGVTATFTCEADRNWRSNNNIIVRPACLPVCGKPTEEISNIQRIIGGSDAQANTIPWQVLLNVDGGRGGGMVIADRWIMTAAHVLKRNRETVSTASIKIYMGGNYVNDIMDSVVNSSSVHIHPDYNNPNNIDYNNDIALIKLQNPLTFNSSLMPICLPGEDATYLTGIVGVVSGFGQIKTENRRQLTNRLKYVELPLVEQEMCHNSINKVKKIRNNVPTLTNNMFCAGMPEGGKDSCQGDSGGPFALMDNRRFWAAGIVSWGVDCGRRETYGVYTRVLNYIDWINKIMKEN, encoded by the exons atgtgtgagggagagaggaggaaggaggaaaagaaagtaATTAAAAAGGGGAAGGGTGGATATGGTTTATTTGTGAAGAGATTTGATCGGAACATGATGTTACGAATAAG TCTCCTGCTCATTCTGCTCTCACGCTCTGTCCACTCGACCCTGCTGGGATGGGTGGAGTCTCCAGGGTATCCCAGTGGGTATCTGCCCCATGCTAGTCTGAACTGGAGCAGGTGTGCCCCCAAAGGTCACACCATCTCCATCAGGTTCATCCACCTGGACCTGGAGGACAGCCGGGACTGTGAAAACGACGCTgtgaag gtCTTTTCCAATGGAAATCTTATTTCTGTACTGTGTGGCAAAAAGGATTTGGAGGAGCTTCAGTCGACTGTCAATCCCTCACTGCTCTCCTCCCCTGGtggttgtctctctctgtctttccactCGGACTACTCTAACACAAAGAGGCACACCGGCTTCAGAGGCTTTTATTCCGATCAAG ACTTTGACGAATGTGAGGATGACCCAGACAACGGCTGCACCCAGTTCTGTCACAACTTCATCGGAGGATACCTCTGCTCCTGCCGCCATGGCTACCACCTGGACAAGGACAAGCACACTTGCACTG TGAGCTGTTCTAAGGATCTGTCTGGGCTGAAAACAGGGGACGTCTCCAGCCCCTCCTGGCCGGCTTCATATGCAGAGAACTCCAACTGTCGGTACACCCTGTCTGTGGAGAAACACCTGCAGCTGGAGCTTCATTTCTCCGATGGCTTCGACGTGGAGCAGAACTCTGACGGTCAATGCATAGACACAGTGAGG GTTGAGACTCCCTCTCGGACTCTGGGGCCTTTCTGCGGAGAAACACCTCCCCCATCTCCCCTCCTTACTCACGCCAGTCATGTCCAAATCCACTTCACCTCTGATAGTTTTGGCACCAACAAAGGCTTCTCTCTCCACTTTCAAACCAGAG ACAAGGTCTGTCTGTCAGAGGTGACACCACACTCTACTACGTCTCCTCAACAAACACAATATCCTCAGGGTCAAACTGTGACAGTCACTTGTGATCTCGGCTATGTTGTAAACACT CTAGGGACTCGGGCCCTGTCAACAGAGTACGAGACTACATGTCAGAACACGGGCGTATGGACTCCCGATTACAACTGTGAAC CTGTGGATTGTAGTCTTCCGAGTATCCCAGACGATGGCATCCTTCAGTTGGTGGGCTCAGATATCACAGAAACTGAGTATAACGCCCAGATCACGttcaactgcagctccaagtATTACAAACTGGAAGGAGATG AAACATACACTTGTAGTGCTAATGGTGAATGGGTATCTAGTGGAGGCAAGATGGAGATGCCAAAATGTGTTGAAG tttgCGGGACGCCTGAAAAACATACTGCCAGTGCGGGCCGGATCTTGGGTGGTCAGGACGCAAACCTGGGAGAAATACCATGGCATCTTTTAATAAAAGAACCAAAAAGAGGAGGAGCGTCACTGATAAATGACCGCTGGGCTGTGACTGCTGCTCATGTAGTGGAGGATGTGCAGGAGAGCGCACTGCGCGTGTTTGGGGGACTGGTTCATAGAGAGGCAATGACAAACAGGTTCTCAAATGTAGCTGAGATGGGCATAGAGCGTATCATTATTCATCCCCGCTACATCACAGGCGTCAGAGATCGCACCAATTTTGACAATGATATTGCTCTCATCAGATTGGCTTCCAGGGTAACTTTAGGCCCAAACATCCTTCCTATATGTCTTCCAGAAGGAAACAGAGGTTTGTTGGACAATGAACAGGGCACAGTATCAGGCTGGGGGATGACAGAAGGGCCGCAAGGTTTCCATCAGTCCGGCACATTAAAATATGTCGATATCGGGGTCTACTCCCTCGCACAGTGTCAGGATACACCttacacaaaaagcaaaaaacgCACCGTTTTCACCAACAACATGTTCTGTGCCGGAGCAACAGGAAAGGACAGCTGCCAGAAAGACAGTGGAGGTCCCTTTGTTCTGCCTGTGTTGAGTGAAGAGGGGCCGTATTATTTGACCGGCATTGTGTCCTGGGGACCCCCATGTCGGGACAGGCAGTACAAGGGTTACTATACCAAGGTGGAAAATTATGTGGACTGGATTAAAACGACCATAGATGCAGTAGAAACATCTATCAATGAAGAAATAT TTGCTACACTCTTGAAATACAGACTTTGTGACATTAAAGTTTCACTTGACAGCGGGTCATTTGCTGCTCTGCATATCAGTTCACTAAAGGACTCGATATTTAATGCCGAGATGGGGTTGAAGACAAGCATCATCTG gtttctgtttttgtcaatgagTGAGTGCTGGCGGCTGCCTGAACCAGACCCTCCAATGCACGGGGAGGTCCGGTCCCCCCAGTACCCCCAGCCTTACCCTCCTAACATGCTGGAGCAGTGGGACCTCAGTGTGGCAGAGGGTTACCGGATCAGActcaccttcacacacctggaCATTGAAGCTTCTGCAGAATGCCATTGTGATGCCCTAACA GTCCTTTATGGTGAAAAGGTTTTGGGGAAGTTTTGTGGCCATGAGAATTCTGCTGATGTGCAGCACCCTGGCAACCAGCCCATCTTGTCTCCAGGCAACAAACTCACCCTCATTTTTCAGTCAGACAACAGTAACCCAGAGCGGCACCAGAACCTGGGCTTCTCTGCTCAGTACCAGGCTATAG ACATAGACGAGTGCTCTGCACCTGAACCTGCAGACGGCTCCGGTCCACTCTGTTCTCAGATCTGCCTTAACACCCTCGGCTCGTACCTCTGCTCCTGTCACCATGGCTACGAGCTTCGTTCAGACCAACGCTCCTGCATGT TATCCTGTGGTGGTGGTATATTTGACGAGCCAGAGGGACATCTTTTCAGTCCAGGATACCCTAAGCCCCCCCTCCATGCTGTGTCTTGTCAGTACATCATTTCAGTAGAACGTGGCTTTGTTGTCTCTCTTAACTTCACTGACAACTTCCACATCGAGAGCATGGACACTGAGCAAGGCCCAAACTGTCTCTATCACTGGctacag GTGACCATTCCAGACAGAGAGCCTGTGAAGCTGTGTGGTGGAAGGAGTCCAGGTGTGATAGAGACAAACTCCAACACCGTGAGGCTGGACTACCACACTGATGATGACGGCCTGAGCCTCGGCTGGAGCCTGGATTACAGCACACACA gagtgaagTGTCCATTTCCTGGTACTCTCGCAAAGGGCAGGGTCACTCCTTTCTTGACTGAATACTTCTACAGAGACTACATCTCTGTGCGCTGTGACCAAGGATACATGCTCATGATG AATGGTTTGGAGATTGACAGTTTCTCTGCCATGTGCCAAAGCGACGGACAGTGGCACCTCCCGCTGCCAGAATGTCAAA TAATTGATTGTGGAGAACCTGAACCTTTGTTGAATGGAGGCGTGACCTTCCTGTCTGGATTTCAGAATCAGTACCTCTCTGTAGTTCAGTATAACTGTAATGAACCTTTTTACTCTCTCCTTGGCGGTGTAACTG CGACCTTCACTTGTGAAGCAGACAGAAACTGGAgatcaaacaacaacatcattgTACGTCCAGCATGCTTACCAG TGTGCGGCAAGCCCACAGAGGAGATTTCCAACATTCAGAGGATCATTGGAGGCAGTGACGCTCAGGCTAACACCATCCCCTGGCAGGTTTTATTAAACGtggatggaggaagaggaggaggcatgGTGATCGCAGACAGATGGATTATGACTGCAGCTCATGTCCTAAAACGAAATAGAGAGACAGTATCAACTGCATCTATAAAG ATTTACATGGGAGGTAATTATGTTAATGACATAATGGACTCTGTGGTGAATTCCTCCTCAGTCCACATTCATCCTGATTACAACAACCCAAACAACATAGACTACAACAACGACATCGCTTTGATCAAACTGCAGAACCCACTCACGTTCAACTCATCACTTATGCCAATATGTTTGCCAGGAGAGGATGCCACATATCTCACTGGCATAGTCGG agtgGTGTCAGGCTTTGGCCAAATAAAAACCGAAAACCGACGGCAGTTGACAAATAGGCTAAAATATGTGGAGCTCCCGTTGGTAGAACAGGAGATGTGCCATAATTCAATCAATAAGGTGAAGAAGATAAGGAATAATGTACCTACTCTGACAAATAACATGTTTTGTGCTGGAATGCCTGAGGGTGGGAAGGACTCCTGCCAGGGTGACAGTGGAGGCCCCTTCGCCCTGATGGACAACAGGCGCTTCTGGGCTGCTGGGATTGTCAGCTGGGGGGTCGACTGTGGACGCAGAGAAACCTACGGAGTGTATACCAGAGTCCTCAACTACATTGACTGGATCAACAAGATTATGAAGGAGAACTGA
- the tapbpl gene encoding tapasin-related protein has protein sequence MRKSNEKIQRDAVMNIGVILLGSFLTCICADGVADVVLSCTLVEEGMGGMGGDALFSRIPATLVLRDVPVAPDESLETLTPFVPPSVPDLDAILLEAKVSSPEIPNADLLLHADCNEQEVMCEMSRFSPRGSQESSGAAYFMVSLNVEGVDFGTGLILQTLPVTMDQSTLIQNKLGLPLSQSGTLLTEVIFLVFSHIKSVSARLRGDVLLNCGFKQQEMPLAQEVGVEWRLQHRGKGQKVFEMTTRPEDAEGSKVVHAERKGSSVDATLVVTEGNASVTLTKLKVVDEGTYICTVSVGLFHAQQIIQLRVIQPPIVSLSEEKLVLKTSSKLICHCAKYYPLDVQMEWLSLSPADSEPSMLPDQGSLFSHRQHGDGTYSLASQLTVPTDVSPGTQIICRVSHLALDAPLSVSVEVESPQTESYLWFLGFLIVTVLFFIQVMR, from the exons ATGAGAAAATCCAATGAGAAAATCCAACGAGACGCCGTGATGAATATTGGAGTTATTTTATTGGGAAGCTTCCTGACGTGCATTTGTG CTGATGGTGTTGCAGATGTAGTGCTCTCTTGCACCCTGGTGGAGGAGGGTATGGGTGGAATGGGTGGGGATGCTCTTTTCTCGCGGATTCCAGCCACTCTTGTGTTAAGAGATGTTCCTGTGGCTCCTGATGAATCATTGGAAACACTCACCCCGTTTGTCCCGCCTTCGGTTCCTGATCTAGACGCCATCCTGTTAGAAGCCAAAG TGTCATCACCTGAGATCCCAAACGCGGACCTGTTGCTCCATGCGGACTGCAATGAGCAAGAGGTGATGTGTGAAATGAGTCGCTTCTCTCCTCGTGGATCCCAGGAGAGTTCAGGTGCAGCTTATTTCATGGTGTCTCTGAATGTGGAGGGAGTTGACTTCGGCACTGGGCTGATCCTGCAGACTCTGCCGGTGACGATGGACCAGTCAACCCTCATACAAAACAAACTGGGTCTGCCTCTTAGCCAATCAGGAACTCTTCTGACTGAGG TGATATTCCTGGTGTTTTCTCACATAAAGTCTGTATCTGCCCGTCTGAGAGGTGACGTTCTCCTCAACTGTGGCTTCAAGCAGCAGGAGATGCCCTTAGCACAGGAGGTTGGGGTTGAATGGAGACTGCAGCACAGGGGAAAGGGGCAGAAAGTGTTTGAAATGACGACAAGGCCGGAGGATGCAGAAGGGAGCAAAGTGG TGCATGCAGAGAGGAAAGGCTCGAGCGTGGACGCCACGCTGGTTGTTACTGAGGGAAATGCTTCTGTGACTCTGACCAAGCTGAAGGTTGTTGATGAGGGGACGTACATCTGCACCGTCAGCGTCGGCCTTTTTCATGCCCAGCAGATCATCCAGCTCCGTGTTATCC AGCCCCCTATTGTGTCACTCTCAGAGGAGAAGTTGGTTTTGAAGACATCATCAAAACTGATCTGCCACTGTGCTAAGTACTACCCACTGGATGTTCAG ATGGAGTGGTTGTCCCTCTCTCCTGCTGACTCAGAGCCTTCAATGTTGCCTGATCAGGGCTCTCTGTTCAGCCATCGGCAGCACGGTGATGGGACTTATTCCCTCGCTTCTCAACTCACTGTGCCGACTGATGTCTCGCCTGGAACTCAAATCATCTGCAGGGTCTCACACCTGGCCCTGGACGCTCCTCTTTCTGTCAGCGTGGAGGTTGAAAGTCCACAAACAG AGTCCTATTTGTGGTTTCTGGGCTTCCTGATCGTCACAGTGCTTTTCTTCATCCAAGTCATGAGATAA